A region of Micropterus dolomieu isolate WLL.071019.BEF.003 ecotype Adirondacks linkage group LG01, ASM2129224v1, whole genome shotgun sequence DNA encodes the following proteins:
- the nhlh2 gene encoding helix-loop-helix protein 2, with product MMLSPDQAEADLSWTQSDPESMLNGLKSAGCASDDPAEGEDRPKCKSDQPLSREEKRRRRRATAKYRSAHATRERIRVEAFNVAFAELRKLLPTLPPDKKLSKIEILRLAICYISYLNHVLDV from the coding sequence ATGATGCTGAGCCCGGACCAGGCTGAGGCCGACCTCTCCTGGACTCAGTCCGACCCGGAGTCGATGCTCAACGGCCTCAAGTCGGCCGGCTGCGCCTCGGATGACCCGGCGGAGGGCGAGGACAGGCCAAAATGCAAATCCGATCAGCCCCTGAGcagggaggagaagaggaggcgGCGGAGGGCCACGGCAAAGTACCGCTCGGCCCACGCCACCAGAGAGAGGATCCGGGTGGAGGCGTTCAACGTGGCCTTCGCGGAGCTGAGGAAATTACTCCCAACCTTGCCCCCTGACAAGAAACTCTCAAAGATCGAGATCCTCAGACTGGCTATATGCTACATCTCCTATCTCAATCATGTTTTGGATGTCTAA